The following coding sequences lie in one uncultured Mailhella sp. genomic window:
- the rfbB gene encoding dTDP-glucose 4,6-dehydratase has translation MKSILVTGGAGFIGSNFVPYFCAKYPEYRVVNLDKLTYAGNLDNLKECEGMPNYVFVQGDICDEALVERLFTEYDIRGVIHFAAESHVDNSIKGPRAFMETNYMGTFTLIETARRHWMDAPGKVKPGYEDARFHHISTDEVYGTLGATGYFVETTPYAPNSPYSASKAGSDFIVRACHHTYGMNVTTSNCSNNYGPKQHHEKFIPVIISKCLAEEPIPVYGNGSNIRDWLYVLDHCKAIDLIFHKGRSGETYNVGGHNERNNLQILHKVCAVLDEKRPRKNGAKYEELMTFVSDRPGHDQRYAIDPTKIMTELGWKPDENFDSGIVKTVDWYLKNL, from the coding sequence ATGAAATCCATACTCGTCACCGGCGGCGCCGGGTTCATCGGCTCCAACTTCGTGCCGTATTTCTGCGCGAAATACCCGGAGTATCGTGTCGTCAATCTCGACAAGCTTACCTACGCGGGCAATCTCGACAATTTGAAAGAGTGCGAGGGCATGCCCAACTATGTCTTTGTGCAGGGCGACATCTGCGACGAAGCGCTTGTGGAGCGGCTTTTTACGGAATACGACATCCGGGGCGTGATTCACTTTGCCGCGGAGAGCCACGTGGACAACTCCATCAAGGGGCCCCGCGCCTTCATGGAAACCAACTATATGGGAACGTTCACGCTCATCGAGACGGCGCGCCGTCACTGGATGGACGCCCCCGGCAAGGTGAAGCCCGGCTATGAGGACGCACGCTTCCATCACATTTCCACGGATGAAGTGTACGGCACGCTCGGGGCCACGGGATACTTTGTCGAAACCACGCCCTACGCGCCGAACAGCCCGTACTCGGCGAGCAAGGCGGGATCGGACTTCATCGTGCGGGCCTGCCATCACACCTACGGCATGAACGTGACCACTTCCAACTGCTCGAACAACTACGGCCCGAAGCAGCATCACGAGAAGTTCATTCCGGTCATCATTTCAAAGTGTCTCGCAGAAGAGCCCATTCCGGTGTACGGCAACGGCTCGAACATCCGCGACTGGCTCTATGTGCTCGATCACTGCAAGGCCATCGACCTCATTTTCCATAAGGGCCGGAGCGGCGAAACGTACAACGTCGGCGGACACAACGAGCGGAACAATCTTCAAATCCTGCACAAGGTGTGCGCCGTGCTGGATGAAAAGAGACCGCGCAAAAACGGGGCGAAGTATGAGGAACTCATGACCTTCGTTTCCGATCGCCCGGGACACGACCAGCGTTACGCCATCGATCCGACAAAAATCATGACGGAACTCGGTTGGAAGCCGGATGAAAACTTTGATTCCGGCATAGTGAAGACGGTGGACTGGTACTTGAAAAATCTGTGA
- a CDS encoding MBL fold metallo-hydrolase → MKIQQIRNATLRIEYAGKTFLTDPWLMGKGTMGAFRMLGNLFRCEPEKLDIPMPMTELPMPPEDVLRGVDACICTHVHPDHIDMSPDGAIGGSLDKNIPVFVQSMEDAHAFVRSGFTDVTVMYENSEFEGVHLVKVPARHGTRIPCGPSCGVMLHHPAEKTLYLAGDTIWYDAVEKNIRTWNPQVIVVNACAAVLLDEGRLIMDDADVERTVRAADGAPVVVSHMDAVAHATISRPEMKKRLTERGVWDKVIMPDDGETLTF, encoded by the coding sequence ATGAAGATTCAGCAAATACGAAACGCCACGCTGCGCATCGAGTACGCAGGCAAGACCTTCCTCACGGATCCCTGGCTCATGGGCAAGGGCACGATGGGCGCATTCCGCATGCTCGGCAATCTGTTCCGCTGCGAGCCGGAAAAGCTGGACATTCCCATGCCCATGACCGAGCTGCCCATGCCCCCGGAAGACGTGCTCAGGGGCGTGGACGCCTGCATCTGCACCCACGTGCATCCCGATCATATCGACATGTCGCCGGACGGCGCCATCGGCGGCAGCCTCGACAAGAACATTCCCGTGTTCGTGCAGAGCATGGAAGACGCGCATGCCTTCGTGCGTTCCGGCTTCACGGATGTGACGGTCATGTACGAAAACAGCGAATTTGAGGGCGTGCATCTCGTGAAGGTTCCGGCCAGACACGGCACCAGAATTCCGTGCGGCCCGTCCTGCGGCGTGATGCTTCATCATCCCGCCGAAAAGACGCTGTATCTGGCGGGAGACACCATCTGGTACGACGCCGTGGAAAAGAACATCCGCACGTGGAATCCGCAAGTCATCGTGGTGAATGCCTGCGCGGCCGTGCTGCTCGACGAAGGACGCCTCATCATGGACGACGCCGACGTGGAAAGGACGGTGCGCGCCGCCGACGGAGCGCCCGTGGTGGTGAGCCACATGGACGCCGTGGCGCACGCCACCATTTCGCGGCCGGAAATGAAAAAGCGCCTCACGGAACGCGGCGTGTGGGACAAGGTGATCATGCCCGACGACGGC